In Hermetia illucens chromosome 1, iHerIll2.2.curated.20191125, whole genome shotgun sequence, one genomic interval encodes:
- the LOC119659822 gene encoding homocysteine S-methyltransferase 1-like isoform X1 — MNLAMGLKGILVKDGGFATQLTVHVGEQIDGDPLWSARYNGTNPNAVMQTHLDFLEAGADVILTNTYQASVEGYMEYLDLDEEQSIELMKATVQLAHVARSTYLTTQGGDKSRGIPMIVASIGPYGAHLHDGSEYTGSYADYVSTEVIKKWHRVRIDAVLDAGVDALAIETIPCQVEAESLVELLCDEYPDVKFWVSLQCKVDGSSLAHGESFRSTYLSIWDMLKSRNALNNCLALGVNCLHPKFVTPLFKSLNGHVLPEQRIPLVVYPNSGEVYDVNAGWKGREDCVPLEEYVPEWIELGAKIIGGCCRTYARDIQRIRSRIDKMNE, encoded by the exons AATCTCGCAATGGGACTTAAAGGAATTCTAGTGAAAGATGGCGGATTCGCCACACAACTTACTGTGCACGTCGGGGAACAAATTGACGGTGATCCATTATGGAGTGCTAGATACAACGGAACGAACCCCAATGCTGTCATGCAAACACATTTAGATTTTCTAGAGG CCGGGGCTGATGTAATACTAACCAACACTTACCAAGCCAGCGTCGAGGGCTACATGGAGTATCTAGACTTGGACGAGGAACAGAGCATTGAACTGATGAAAGCTACTGTCCAGTTGGCGCATGTTGCTAGGAGCACTTACTTGACAACACAAGGAGGTGATAAGTCGAGAG GCATTCCCATGATAGTGGCCTCGATAGGCCCATACGGGGCTCATTTACACGATGGATCAGAGTACACAGGCAGCTATGCTGATTACGTCTCAACAGAAGTTATCAAAAAATGGCACCGTGTGAggattgatgcggttttggacGCAGGAGTCGATGCCTTAGCAATTGAAACCATTCCATGTCAG GTCGAAGCTGAATCGCTCGTTGAACTATTATGTGATGAATATCCAGATGTTAAGTTTTGGGTGTCCCTGCAATGCAAGGTG GACGGTAGCAGTTTGGCTCATGGCGAATCATTCCGAAGCACTTACCTGTCTATATGGGACATGCTGAAATCTCGTAATGCATTAAATAACTGTTTAGCCTTAGGCGTAAATTGTTTGCATCCGAAG TTTGTTACTCCGCTTTTTAAATCACTAAACGGCCATGTGCTGCCCGAACAAAGGATACCTTTAGTTGTCTATCCAAATAGTGGAGAAGTTTATGACGTCAACGCCGGCTGGAAGGGGCGTGAGGATTGTGTACCACTTGAAGAATATGTTCCTGAATGGATTGAATTGGGAGCGAAAATAATTGGGGGCTGCTGTCGCACGTACGCCCGTGATATACAAAGGATTAGGAGTCGTATcgataaaatgaatgaatga
- the LOC119659822 gene encoding homocysteine S-methyltransferase 1-like isoform X3 has protein sequence MGLKGILVKDGGFATQLTVHVGEQIDGDPLWSARYNGTNPNAVMQTHLDFLEAGADVILTNTYQASVEGYMEYLDLDEEQSIELMKATVQLAHVARSTYLTTQGGDKSRGIPMIVASIGPYGAHLHDGSEYTGSYADYVSTEVIKKWHRVRIDAVLDAGVDALAIETIPCQVEAESLVELLCDEYPDVKFWVSLQCKVDGSSLAHGESFRSTYLSIWDMLKSRNALNNCLALGVNCLHPKFVTPLFKSLNGHVLPEQRIPLVVYPNSGEVYDVNAGWKGREDCVPLEEYVPEWIELGAKIIGGCCRTYARDIQRIRSRIDKMNE, from the exons ATGGGACTTAAAGGAATTCTAGTGAAAGATGGCGGATTCGCCACACAACTTACTGTGCACGTCGGGGAACAAATTGACGGTGATCCATTATGGAGTGCTAGATACAACGGAACGAACCCCAATGCTGTCATGCAAACACATTTAGATTTTCTAGAGG CCGGGGCTGATGTAATACTAACCAACACTTACCAAGCCAGCGTCGAGGGCTACATGGAGTATCTAGACTTGGACGAGGAACAGAGCATTGAACTGATGAAAGCTACTGTCCAGTTGGCGCATGTTGCTAGGAGCACTTACTTGACAACACAAGGAGGTGATAAGTCGAGAG GCATTCCCATGATAGTGGCCTCGATAGGCCCATACGGGGCTCATTTACACGATGGATCAGAGTACACAGGCAGCTATGCTGATTACGTCTCAACAGAAGTTATCAAAAAATGGCACCGTGTGAggattgatgcggttttggacGCAGGAGTCGATGCCTTAGCAATTGAAACCATTCCATGTCAG GTCGAAGCTGAATCGCTCGTTGAACTATTATGTGATGAATATCCAGATGTTAAGTTTTGGGTGTCCCTGCAATGCAAGGTG GACGGTAGCAGTTTGGCTCATGGCGAATCATTCCGAAGCACTTACCTGTCTATATGGGACATGCTGAAATCTCGTAATGCATTAAATAACTGTTTAGCCTTAGGCGTAAATTGTTTGCATCCGAAG TTTGTTACTCCGCTTTTTAAATCACTAAACGGCCATGTGCTGCCCGAACAAAGGATACCTTTAGTTGTCTATCCAAATAGTGGAGAAGTTTATGACGTCAACGCCGGCTGGAAGGGGCGTGAGGATTGTGTACCACTTGAAGAATATGTTCCTGAATGGATTGAATTGGGAGCGAAAATAATTGGGGGCTGCTGTCGCACGTACGCCCGTGATATACAAAGGATTAGGAGTCGTATcgataaaatgaatgaatga
- the LOC119659822 gene encoding homocysteine S-methyltransferase 1-like isoform X2 → MNLAMGLKGILVKDGGFATQLTVHVGEQIDGDPLWSARYNGTNPNAVMQTHLDFLEAGADVILTNTYQASVEGYMEYLDLDEEQSIELMKATVQLAHVARSTYLTTQGGDKSRGIPMIVASIGPYGAHLHDGSEYTGSYADYVSTEVIKKWHRVRIDAVLDAGVDALAIETIPCQVEAESLVELLCDEYPDVKFWVSLQCKDGSSLAHGESFRSTYLSIWDMLKSRNALNNCLALGVNCLHPKFVTPLFKSLNGHVLPEQRIPLVVYPNSGEVYDVNAGWKGREDCVPLEEYVPEWIELGAKIIGGCCRTYARDIQRIRSRIDKMNE, encoded by the exons AATCTCGCAATGGGACTTAAAGGAATTCTAGTGAAAGATGGCGGATTCGCCACACAACTTACTGTGCACGTCGGGGAACAAATTGACGGTGATCCATTATGGAGTGCTAGATACAACGGAACGAACCCCAATGCTGTCATGCAAACACATTTAGATTTTCTAGAGG CCGGGGCTGATGTAATACTAACCAACACTTACCAAGCCAGCGTCGAGGGCTACATGGAGTATCTAGACTTGGACGAGGAACAGAGCATTGAACTGATGAAAGCTACTGTCCAGTTGGCGCATGTTGCTAGGAGCACTTACTTGACAACACAAGGAGGTGATAAGTCGAGAG GCATTCCCATGATAGTGGCCTCGATAGGCCCATACGGGGCTCATTTACACGATGGATCAGAGTACACAGGCAGCTATGCTGATTACGTCTCAACAGAAGTTATCAAAAAATGGCACCGTGTGAggattgatgcggttttggacGCAGGAGTCGATGCCTTAGCAATTGAAACCATTCCATGTCAG GTCGAAGCTGAATCGCTCGTTGAACTATTATGTGATGAATATCCAGATGTTAAGTTTTGGGTGTCCCTGCAATGCAAG GACGGTAGCAGTTTGGCTCATGGCGAATCATTCCGAAGCACTTACCTGTCTATATGGGACATGCTGAAATCTCGTAATGCATTAAATAACTGTTTAGCCTTAGGCGTAAATTGTTTGCATCCGAAG TTTGTTACTCCGCTTTTTAAATCACTAAACGGCCATGTGCTGCCCGAACAAAGGATACCTTTAGTTGTCTATCCAAATAGTGGAGAAGTTTATGACGTCAACGCCGGCTGGAAGGGGCGTGAGGATTGTGTACCACTTGAAGAATATGTTCCTGAATGGATTGAATTGGGAGCGAAAATAATTGGGGGCTGCTGTCGCACGTACGCCCGTGATATACAAAGGATTAGGAGTCGTATcgataaaatgaatgaatga